Proteins encoded within one genomic window of Diceros bicornis minor isolate mBicDic1 chromosome X, mDicBic1.mat.cur, whole genome shotgun sequence:
- the TAB3 gene encoding TGF-beta-activated kinase 1 and MAP3K7-binding protein 3 isoform X2, whose product MAQSSPQLDMQVLLDLRQRFPEIPEGVVSQCMLQNNNNLEACCRALSQESSKYLYMEYHSPDDNRMNRNRLLHINLGIHSPSSYHPGDGAQLNGGRTLVHSSSDGHIDPQHAAGKQLICLVQEPHSAPAVVAATPNYNPFFMNEQNRSAATPPSQPPQQPSSMQTGMTPSAMQGPSPPPPPPPSYMHIPPYSTNPITVTVSQNLPSGQTVPRALQILPQIPSSLYGSPGSIYIRQTSQSSPGRQTPQSTPWQSSPQGPVTHYSQRPLPVYPHQQNYQPPQYSPKQQQIPQAAYHSPPPSQCPSPFSSPQHQVQPSQLGHPSSHVFMPPSPSTTPPHPYQQGPPSYQKQGSHSVAYLPYTTSSLPKGSMKKIEITVEPSQRPGTAINRSPSPISNQPSPRNQHSLYTATTPPSSSPSRGISTQPKPPFSVNPVYITYTQPTGPSCAPSPSPRVMPNPTTVFKITVGRATTENLLNLVDQEERSAAPEPIQPISVIPGSGGEKGSHKYQRSSSSGSDDYAYTQALLLHQRARMERLAKQLKLEKEELERLKAEVNGMEHDLMQRRLRRVSCTTAIPTPEEMTRLRSMNRQLQINVDCTLKEVDLLQSRGNFDPKAMNNFYDNIEPGPVVPPKPSKKEHLTGSKQSPRTQPRDEDYEGAPWNCDSCTFLNHPALNRCEQCEMPRYT is encoded by the exons ATGGCGCAAAGCAGTCCACAGCTTGATATGCAGGTTCTCCTTGACCTCCGACAACGTTTCCCTGAGATTCCAGAGGGTGTGGTGTCTCAATGCATGTTACAG AATAACAACAATCTTGAAGCCTGTTGCCGAGCCCTTTCACAGGAGAGTAGCAAATACTTATATATGGAATACCATAGTCCAGATGACAACAGGATGAATAGAAATCGCCTTTTGCATATTAACCTGGGTATCCATTCTCCTAGTAGCTACCACCCAGGAGATGGAGCTCAACTTAATGGTGGTCGAACACTGGTACATAGCTCAAGTGATGGACATATTGATCCACAGCATGCAGCGGGTAAACAGCTGATATGTTTAGTTCAGGAACCACACTCAGCTCCAGCTGTTGTGGCTGCTACTCCCAATTACAATCCATTTTTTATGAATGAACAGAACAGAAGTGCAGCTACTCCTCCTTCACAGCCACCTCAACAGCCATCTTCCATGCAAACAGGAATGACTCCATCTGCTATGCAAGGGCCTTCACCACCACCGCCTCCACCTCCTTCATACATGCACATACCTCCGTATAGTACAAATCCAATTACTGTTACAGTATCCCAAAACCTACCTTCTGGACAGACTGTGCCAAGAGCTTTACAAATTCTTCCACAAATTCCAAGCAGTCTCTATGGGTCTCCTGGTTCTATTTACATTAGACAGACATCTCAGAGTTCACCAGGAAGACAAACTCCTCAGAGTACACCATGGCAGTCCTCACCACAGGGCCCAGTGACTCATTATAGCCAACGTCCTTTACCTGTTTATCCGCATCAACAGAACTATCAGCCTCCTCAGTATTCTCCCAAACAACAGCAGATTCCTCAAGCTGCTTACCATTCACCACCTCCTTCTCAATGTCCTTCACCCTTCAGCTCTCCACAGCATCAAGTGCAACCTTCCCAGTTGGGCCACCCAAGTTCCCATGTCTTTATGCCACCTAGTCCTTCAACTACTCCACCCCATCCGTATCAACAAGGACCTCCTAGCTATCAGAAACAGGGAAGCCATTCAGTAGCCTATCTGCCATACACAACATCTAGCTTACCCAAAGGATCCATGAAGAAGATAGAAATTACTGTTGAACCTTCTCAAAGACCTGGGACAGCAATTAATAGGAGTCCTTCACCTATCAGTAATCAACCGTCTCCACGGAATCAGCACTCTCTGTACACAGCCACCACGCCACCTTCAAGTTCTCCTTCAAGAGGGATATCCACTCAACCAAAACCTCCATTTAGTGTTAATCCtgtgtatattacatatacacaGCCAACTGGACCTTCATGCGCTCCATCACCATCTCCTCGGGTGATGCCAAACCCAactacagtttttaaaattactgtAGGTCGAGCAACGactgaaaatcttttaaatttagtGGACCAAGAAGAGCGTTCTGCGGCCCCAGAACCTATTCAGCCCATTTCAGTGATaccaggctctgggggagaaaagggaagccatAAATATCAGAGGAGTTCTAGTTCTGGATCAGATGACTATGCCTATACACAAG CCTTGCTGTTACATCAGCGAGCAAGGATGGAGAGGTTAGCAAAGCAATTGAAACTTGAGAAAGAGGAGCTAGAGCGATTGAAGGCTGAAGTGAACGGTATGGAGCATGACTTGATGCAGAGACGGCTCAGAAGGGTCAGCTGCACCACTGCAATCCCAACG CCTGAGGAAATGACAAGATTGAGAAGCATGAACAGACAACTCCAGATAAATGTTGACTGTACACTGAAAGAAGTTGACCTCCTTCAATCTAGAG GAAACTTTGATCCAAAAGCCATGAATAATTTTTATGACAACATAGAACCTGGCCCAGTTGTACCACCCAAGCCATCTAAAAAAG